Proteins from one Desulfitobacterium chlororespirans DSM 11544 genomic window:
- a CDS encoding enoyl-CoA hydratase-related protein yields MTYSNILVDYQEQIALVTINRPKALNALNTLTLQELSQVVDDLANNSLVRVVILTGSGEKAFVAGADIAEMNTKTPLEARLFSQLGQKLMNQIESLPQPVIAAINGFALGGGLELAMACDIRLAGENARFGQPEVNLGIPAGFGGTQRLPRLVGSGRASEILLTAELLDAQEAFRMGLVNRVYPKEELQEQALAMAKKIAAKAPVAVQLTKSAIYKGANMDLISGQDYEAEVFALAFHTEDRKAGFKAFLEKSQAEFQGR; encoded by the coding sequence ATGACGTATTCAAATATCCTGGTTGACTATCAGGAGCAGATTGCCCTGGTGACGATCAATCGCCCCAAAGCCTTAAATGCGCTGAATACGCTGACCTTGCAGGAACTCAGTCAGGTCGTTGATGATTTGGCCAATAATTCCTTGGTACGGGTCGTGATTCTGACGGGAAGCGGGGAGAAGGCTTTTGTAGCCGGTGCCGATATTGCCGAAATGAACACGAAAACCCCGCTGGAAGCAAGGTTGTTCAGCCAATTAGGCCAAAAGCTGATGAATCAGATTGAAAGCCTGCCCCAACCGGTCATTGCCGCTATCAATGGTTTTGCCCTGGGGGGAGGCCTGGAATTGGCAATGGCTTGTGATATTCGCCTGGCCGGTGAGAATGCCCGCTTCGGGCAGCCGGAAGTAAACCTGGGTATACCGGCAGGCTTTGGCGGCACCCAACGGCTTCCGCGCTTGGTAGGCAGCGGGCGGGCCAGTGAAATTCTCCTCACTGCTGAGCTGTTGGATGCTCAGGAGGCATTTCGCATGGGTCTGGTTAACCGGGTTTATCCCAAAGAAGAGCTTCAGGAACAAGCTCTGGCTATGGCCAAGAAGATCGCCGCCAAAGCTCCCGTCGCCGTACAATTAACCAAAAGCGCCATTTATAAAGGGGCCAATATGGATCTGATCAGTGGACAAGATTATGAAGCAGAGGTTTTTGCTTTGGCCTTCCATACTGAAGACCGCAAGGCGGGCTTTAAGGCCTTTCTCGAGAAAAGCCAGGCTGAATTCCAGGGGCGATAA
- a CDS encoding FUSC family protein, whose product MREGGFSLFSKLKTWFGPRILKTGLGVTIALLICQIASVGPASFAAITVVINMQPSVSKALSNAWEQIAVNIAAVVLAIAVGLTVGSNPYIIGLVVILMIAASNRMGWHGVNLGIVSIIFILDAPPDQFLEHAISRALCIFIGLVVALTINRVLAPPRYKKQFKEKLYALFYDSSEFFLNSLQHYVGSTSLNDYEKAKPTLLEKRLEEVTELYEHAREEFSSKDKMQLMERLLELCRGFIERGENIEEMTRQRVKRRQAPDSPPQMGQGISQEFQSLLDYILVGQGILGALRDSLYLSFTFVPATPLRTLDQDFWNEFDLRMDQWQKHFRGVYFLRATMEVAVVATEMRWASKRMRNSYELSIKKKELQPLEESKQFLKEEPGVSGGTKE is encoded by the coding sequence TTGAGGGAAGGGGGATTTTCCCTGTTTTCTAAGCTTAAAACTTGGTTTGGCCCAAGAATTCTTAAGACCGGGCTGGGAGTAACCATTGCACTATTAATCTGCCAGATAGCTTCAGTAGGGCCGGCCAGCTTTGCCGCCATTACGGTGGTCATCAATATGCAGCCTTCCGTGAGCAAAGCCCTTTCTAACGCCTGGGAACAGATTGCAGTTAATATTGCGGCTGTGGTACTGGCTATTGCCGTGGGACTGACCGTGGGAAGCAACCCTTATATTATCGGCTTGGTTGTTATCTTAATGATCGCTGCTTCCAACCGTATGGGGTGGCATGGTGTGAATTTGGGGATTGTATCCATCATCTTCATCCTGGATGCCCCTCCCGACCAATTTTTGGAACATGCCATTTCCCGGGCTTTATGCATTTTTATTGGCTTGGTGGTAGCCCTTACTATTAATCGGGTGCTTGCTCCGCCGCGGTATAAAAAGCAGTTCAAAGAGAAGCTATATGCCCTTTTTTATGATTCCTCGGAGTTTTTCTTAAATAGCCTTCAACACTATGTGGGCTCAACATCACTTAATGACTATGAAAAAGCCAAGCCGACCTTGCTGGAAAAGCGGCTGGAAGAAGTGACAGAGCTTTACGAACATGCCCGGGAGGAATTCAGCTCTAAAGATAAAATGCAGCTTATGGAACGGCTCCTGGAACTTTGCCGGGGATTTATCGAGCGTGGAGAAAACATCGAAGAAATGACCCGCCAAAGAGTGAAACGGCGCCAGGCGCCTGATTCCCCTCCGCAAATGGGTCAAGGAATAAGTCAGGAGTTTCAAAGTCTTTTGGACTATATCCTGGTTGGCCAAGGGATCTTGGGAGCGCTTCGGGATAGTTTGTACCTCAGCTTCACCTTTGTCCCGGCCACGCCGTTGCGAACCCTTGATCAGGATTTTTGGAATGAGTTTGATCTAAGGATGGATCAGTGGCAAAAGCATTTCAGGGGTGTGTACTTTCTGCGGGCCACCATGGAGGTGGCTGTGGTGGCCACGGAAATGCGCTGGGCCTCCAAGCGGATGAGAAATAGTTACGAACTGAGCATTAAGAAGAAAGAGTTGCAGCCTTTGGAAGAATCCAAGCAATTCCTGAAAGAAGAGCCGGGTGTTTCCGGAGGCACTAAGGAATAA
- a CDS encoding carboxymuconolactone decarboxylase family protein, translated as MALPPFLKSLEGYDPAFAQEIGNIAALAFQENSLDEKTRTLIALALDTVLGASAGVASLANQARQLGISEQEIADTLRLAYFTAGCSVLNTSFAAFAKKE; from the coding sequence ATGGCGTTACCCCCTTTCTTAAAGTCCCTGGAAGGATATGATCCTGCCTTCGCCCAAGAAATTGGCAACATAGCTGCTCTCGCTTTTCAGGAGAACAGCCTTGATGAGAAGACCAGGACATTGATCGCGCTGGCCCTTGATACCGTCTTAGGAGCCTCGGCAGGAGTGGCCAGCCTGGCCAATCAAGCCCGCCAGTTAGGAATCTCGGAGCAGGAAATCGCCGACACATTGCGCCTGGCCTACTTTACTGCCGGTTGTTCCGTCTTAAACACATCTTTTGCTGCCTTTGCCAAAAAGGAGTAG
- a CDS encoding M24 family metallopeptidase translates to MFSKSEYERRLKGFQAILAQQEIDGALLVQRADTLYFTGTAQNLHLYIPQAGQPLLLVYRNMERVLAESPWEAFPLTGMSKLPELISEHGHPLPQVMGLEYDVLPVANYLRYAKIFSQTRLVDISYPLRLFRAVKSAEEIARLEENGRVYAQLLEYASTVLRPGMTEIELEGLLEAKARMLGHETMLRTRAFGFEFHFGGVVAGPQGATSGYFDGPVTGLGASYAHPLGPSHTPIQAGDMVMMDLVIAQEGYQVDATRMLVIGEPSQKMAEAYQISCEIQERARLALIPGRKTGDVYAELVDWVERETPYAENFMGYGQNRVRFIGHGVGLELDELPTISKGAQEILAPGMTIAVEPKFIFPGEGAVGVEDTLVIAGEKGARFLTHAPKSILRV, encoded by the coding sequence ATGTTTTCAAAATCTGAATATGAACGCCGCCTTAAAGGGTTTCAAGCTATCCTGGCGCAACAGGAAATAGACGGGGCACTCTTGGTTCAGCGGGCAGATACCCTCTATTTTACGGGGACGGCCCAAAACCTGCATCTCTATATACCCCAAGCAGGGCAGCCGCTGCTGCTGGTCTATCGGAATATGGAAAGGGTCTTGGCTGAGTCCCCTTGGGAAGCTTTTCCACTGACCGGTATGTCTAAATTGCCTGAACTGATCAGTGAACATGGGCATCCTCTTCCCCAGGTGATGGGGCTGGAATATGATGTTTTGCCTGTCGCCAACTATCTTCGCTACGCAAAAATCTTCAGCCAAACAAGGCTGGTGGATATTTCCTATCCGCTGCGGCTTTTCCGGGCTGTGAAATCTGCAGAGGAGATCGCCCGGCTTGAAGAAAATGGGCGGGTCTATGCACAGCTCTTAGAGTATGCTTCAACAGTGCTCCGTCCCGGCATGACTGAAATTGAACTGGAAGGTCTGCTGGAGGCTAAGGCGAGAATGCTGGGGCATGAAACCATGCTGCGCACCCGGGCCTTTGGCTTTGAATTTCATTTTGGCGGGGTGGTGGCTGGACCCCAAGGGGCGACTTCCGGCTACTTTGATGGGCCGGTTACCGGCCTGGGAGCATCTTATGCTCATCCCCTGGGGCCTTCCCATACCCCTATTCAGGCCGGGGATATGGTCATGATGGATTTAGTTATAGCCCAGGAAGGGTATCAGGTGGATGCCACCAGAATGCTGGTGATCGGGGAGCCTTCGCAAAAAATGGCGGAAGCCTATCAGATCAGCTGTGAAATCCAGGAACGGGCCCGTCTGGCCCTTATCCCAGGGCGCAAAACCGGGGATGTCTATGCCGAACTAGTGGACTGGGTGGAAAGGGAGACCCCTTATGCCGAGAATTTTATGGGGTATGGGCAGAATCGGGTCCGCTTCATCGGCCATGGGGTGGGGCTGGAGTTAGATGAACTTCCTACCATCAGTAAAGGAGCTCAGGAGATCCTGGCTCCGGGAATGACCATAGCCGTCGAACCCAAATTTATCTTTCCCGGGGAAGGAGCCGTGGGTGTAGAGGATACCCTCGTCATTGCCGGAGAAAAGGGGGCCCGTTTTCTTACCCATGCCCCCAAATCAATCCTCAGAGTTTAG
- a CDS encoding DUF1294 domain-containing protein translates to MTDLLNLWPLGMAYLIINAICFFLMGWDKNRARSRGRRIPEKWFFILAFLGGALGAWLGMQIFRHKTKHNTFVLGIPLLLVWNVLMMYVLGQHLSL, encoded by the coding sequence TTGACTGATTTACTTAATCTTTGGCCACTGGGGATGGCTTACCTAATCATCAACGCAATCTGCTTTTTTCTGATGGGATGGGATAAAAACCGGGCCCGCAGCAGGGGCCGGCGCATTCCGGAAAAGTGGTTCTTTATCCTGGCTTTTCTGGGCGGGGCCCTGGGAGCTTGGCTGGGCATGCAGATTTTCCGGCACAAAACCAAGCACAATACCTTTGTATTGGGAATCCCCCTGCTCCTGGTATGGAATGTGCTGATGATGTATGTGTTGGGGCAGCACCTTTCTCTTTAG
- a CDS encoding acetyl-CoA hydrolase/transferase family protein yields MNSIIEEYQKKLTSPEKAVSVVKSGDWVDYGSFTGQPVVLDKALAARKDELEDVKIRAVTAVRMPEVVKVDPEARHFVYNNWHFSGLDRKLHDQGLCWYSPILYNELPSYYRRFLDVDVAMIPVAPMDEKGFFNFGPQVSHTKAMLEKAKIIILEVNPKIPRCLGGLEEAIHISEVDTIVETEWDLPQIQPVPPTELDNRIAGFIMPELVDGSCIQLGIGGMPNAMGKIIAQSDLKDLGVHTEMMTEAFVEMVEAGRVTGARKQIDRYKLTYTFSMGTQKTYDFLDNNPSCAIYPVDYVNNPWIIAKNDRVIAINNCVEVDLFGQVCSESSGTRQISGTGGQVDFTLGAYHSQGGKSFICLESTYKAKNGEIKSRINPILTPGAIVTTHRAMVNYVVTEHGIVNLKGKSTWERAEALISIAHPNFRDDLIKDAEKMGIWRRTAKLA; encoded by the coding sequence TTGAATAGTATAATTGAAGAGTATCAAAAGAAACTGACTTCGCCGGAAAAAGCTGTGAGTGTGGTTAAATCAGGGGATTGGGTGGATTATGGCTCCTTTACCGGTCAGCCCGTTGTCTTGGATAAAGCTTTGGCAGCTCGCAAAGATGAGCTTGAGGATGTAAAGATCCGGGCGGTCACGGCAGTGAGGATGCCCGAGGTGGTTAAGGTTGATCCCGAGGCCAGGCATTTCGTTTATAATAACTGGCATTTCAGCGGTTTAGACCGTAAGCTGCACGATCAGGGGCTTTGCTGGTACAGCCCGATCCTCTATAATGAACTGCCCAGCTATTATCGGCGTTTTCTTGATGTGGACGTAGCCATGATACCGGTAGCACCCATGGATGAAAAAGGCTTTTTTAACTTCGGGCCTCAGGTTTCTCATACCAAAGCCATGTTGGAAAAAGCAAAAATCATTATTCTTGAGGTGAATCCGAAAATTCCCCGTTGTCTGGGCGGTCTGGAAGAGGCCATTCATATTTCTGAAGTGGACACTATCGTGGAAACAGAATGGGACCTGCCCCAGATTCAACCCGTTCCTCCTACCGAGTTGGATAACAGAATAGCCGGATTTATTATGCCTGAACTCGTCGATGGCAGCTGCATTCAGCTGGGTATTGGCGGTATGCCTAATGCTATGGGTAAGATTATTGCTCAATCCGACCTTAAAGATTTAGGAGTCCATACCGAGATGATGACGGAAGCCTTTGTGGAAATGGTGGAAGCCGGACGTGTTACCGGTGCCCGCAAACAGATTGACAGATATAAACTGACCTATACTTTTTCGATGGGAACTCAGAAAACTTATGATTTTCTTGATAACAACCCCAGCTGCGCGATTTACCCTGTAGACTATGTGAACAATCCTTGGATCATCGCCAAGAATGATCGTGTGATCGCCATCAATAATTGCGTCGAAGTCGATTTATTCGGCCAAGTATGTTCAGAATCTTCTGGCACTCGTCAAATCAGCGGCACAGGCGGACAAGTGGACTTTACTTTAGGCGCCTACCATTCCCAAGGCGGTAAATCCTTTATCTGCCTGGAGTCCACCTACAAAGCGAAAAATGGCGAGATAAAATCGCGGATTAATCCTATCCTAACTCCCGGTGCTATCGTCACAACTCATCGCGCCATGGTGAATTATGTGGTGACTGAGCACGGCATCGTCAATTTGAAAGGGAAGTCCACCTGGGAGCGTGCCGAAGCTTTGATTTCCATCGCTCACCCCAATTTCCGCGATGACCTGATTAAAGATGCAGAAAAAATGGGTATCTGGAGAAGAACCGCTAAGCTTGCTTAA
- a CDS encoding acetyl-CoA C-acetyltransferase encodes MREVVIVSAVRTPLGSFGGALENFTGAELGAIVIKEAIKRAGILPAQVEEVIMGNVLSAAAGQNPARQAAIKAGIPQEVPAWTLNKVCGSGLKSVICGAQAILAGDADIIVAGGMECMSSSAYALPKARKGYRMGNDSLVDTMITDGLTDAFHNIHMGLTAENIAEQFQISREDQDALALRSQNRAEAAIQSGLFDEEIVAVEIPQKRGEPLVFSQDEFPRFGTTPDTLTKLRPAFKKEGTVTAGNASGINDGAAAVVVMSKEKAEELGLAVLAKITSWASAGVDPLIMGTGPIPATRKALAKAGLTIADIDLVEANEAFAAQAAIVTRELGLDVEKTNVNGGSIALGHPIGASGTRVLVTLLHELKRRDGQRGLATLCIGGGQGVSLIVER; translated from the coding sequence ATGAGAGAAGTAGTGATTGTCAGTGCTGTCCGTACACCCCTGGGGTCCTTTGGGGGAGCTTTAGAGAACTTTACAGGAGCCGAACTGGGAGCTATCGTGATCAAGGAAGCGATCAAACGGGCCGGAATCCTGCCTGCACAAGTGGAAGAAGTCATTATGGGGAATGTACTCAGTGCTGCGGCAGGTCAAAACCCTGCCCGACAAGCAGCAATTAAAGCAGGAATTCCTCAAGAAGTGCCCGCCTGGACCCTGAACAAGGTCTGCGGTTCCGGACTTAAATCGGTAATCTGTGGGGCCCAGGCCATCCTGGCCGGTGATGCGGATATTATTGTCGCCGGCGGCATGGAGTGCATGTCCTCATCGGCCTATGCTCTCCCTAAAGCAAGAAAAGGCTATCGGATGGGCAATGACAGTCTGGTGGATACCATGATCACGGATGGTTTAACCGATGCTTTCCATAATATTCACATGGGATTGACAGCCGAGAATATCGCTGAGCAATTCCAGATTTCCCGGGAGGATCAGGATGCTTTGGCACTGCGCAGTCAAAACCGGGCCGAGGCCGCTATCCAATCCGGATTATTCGATGAAGAGATTGTCGCTGTGGAAATCCCCCAAAAAAGAGGAGAGCCTCTGGTGTTCAGTCAGGATGAATTTCCCCGTTTCGGCACGACTCCTGATACTTTAACCAAGCTGCGGCCGGCCTTTAAGAAAGAGGGTACGGTAACTGCGGGCAATGCTTCAGGGATCAACGACGGGGCTGCCGCAGTGGTGGTCATGTCCAAAGAGAAGGCTGAGGAGTTGGGATTAGCAGTCCTGGCCAAAATCACTTCCTGGGCTTCTGCCGGGGTGGATCCTCTGATCATGGGGACCGGACCGATCCCTGCGACACGAAAAGCCTTGGCCAAAGCCGGACTGACCATTGCCGATATTGACCTGGTGGAGGCCAATGAAGCCTTTGCCGCCCAGGCCGCTATCGTTACCCGGGAGCTGGGATTGGATGTGGAAAAGACCAATGTCAACGGCGGCTCCATCGCCTTGGGGCACCCCATCGGTGCTTCCGGCACCCGCGTCCTGGTCACCCTTCTTCATGAATTGAAACGACGGGACGGACAGCGGGGGCTGGCCACCTTATGCATCGGCGGCGGTCAGGGCGTCAGCCTGATTGTAGAGAGATAG
- a CDS encoding heterodisulfide reductase-related iron-sulfur binding cluster translates to MATRELYWNIEYHWLIYPMLVIALGFFCYGFYQRYQLWQIGRPENRRQNIGKRIGDVLLYGFGHKRILKDAFPGIMHLLMFWGFALLFFATMIVALQADLGINMFKGGLYIFIKITANAFGLLAIIGCLMAIWRRYGQRPDRLDNKKDDAFVLALILTILVTGFVIQAVRMAAVEDPWGMYAFIGYAMAPFFKGLSNSTLEGIHAFLWWFHFILVMVFFGYFPYSKLSHIFLAPANQFLRHHGPVGVPENIDFEDESLETYGKSKLGEFSWKTLFNTDACLRCGRCQDNCPAYLSGKHLNPKKVIQDMGVYLEEMGQALKTFRAANPALAVAGSGNEVAVAAAAEAEAPTEEELGLRSLIGGVITEDDLWDCTTCRSCEEQCPIFVEHVDKTIDMRRNLVLMESRFPAEAQLAFRNMENNSNPWGIGWSSRGDFLQSVGCLTIEENPDAEILYFPGCSGSFDARNQKVSAALVKLLKAAQVNFAILGSEEKCCGDSARRLGNEYLFQALAQENIETMNSYGVKTIITQCPHCFNTLKNEYPEFGGNYRVLHHTEYLNELLASGRLKLHKAGSGSERGGNSQSVTYHDSCYLGRYNTIYAEPRTLLQAAGFRITEMSRHHEKSFCCGAGGGRMWLEEHQGQRINEMRTDEAMAAGAELVSTGCPFCLTMISDGIAAREAVESVKVLDIAEILVERISE, encoded by the coding sequence ATGGCGACACGGGAGCTTTATTGGAATATTGAATATCACTGGCTGATTTACCCGATGCTGGTCATAGCTCTCGGTTTTTTCTGTTATGGTTTTTATCAGCGTTATCAGCTGTGGCAGATAGGGCGGCCTGAGAACCGCAGACAGAATATCGGCAAAAGAATAGGGGATGTCCTTCTTTATGGCTTCGGACATAAAAGAATCTTAAAAGATGCTTTTCCGGGAATCATGCACCTTCTGATGTTCTGGGGGTTTGCCCTGCTGTTCTTTGCCACGATGATTGTAGCCTTGCAGGCTGACTTAGGGATCAATATGTTTAAAGGCGGGCTCTATATCTTTATTAAGATAACCGCCAATGCCTTTGGACTGTTAGCCATTATCGGCTGTCTGATGGCTATCTGGCGGCGTTATGGCCAGCGTCCGGATCGCCTCGATAATAAAAAGGATGATGCCTTTGTCTTAGCCCTTATCCTCACGATCCTGGTCACCGGTTTTGTCATTCAGGCTGTGCGTATGGCGGCAGTTGAAGATCCCTGGGGCATGTATGCCTTCATCGGCTATGCCATGGCACCCTTTTTCAAGGGTTTGAGCAATTCAACCCTGGAAGGAATTCATGCCTTTCTTTGGTGGTTCCATTTCATTTTAGTGATGGTCTTTTTCGGGTATTTTCCTTACTCCAAGCTTTCTCATATCTTCCTGGCTCCCGCCAATCAGTTTTTGCGGCACCATGGCCCCGTCGGCGTCCCGGAGAATATCGATTTTGAAGATGAGAGCCTGGAGACTTATGGCAAAAGCAAGCTCGGTGAGTTCAGCTGGAAGACGCTTTTTAATACAGATGCCTGTTTGCGCTGCGGCAGATGCCAGGATAACTGTCCGGCTTATTTAAGCGGCAAACACCTTAATCCCAAAAAGGTGATTCAGGATATGGGCGTTTATCTGGAAGAGATGGGTCAAGCACTGAAAACCTTCCGGGCGGCCAACCCGGCCCTTGCCGTGGCCGGCTCTGGAAATGAGGTCGCGGTTGCGGCTGCGGCTGAAGCTGAAGCTCCTACGGAAGAAGAGTTGGGCTTGCGCTCTCTCATCGGTGGTGTGATTACCGAAGATGATCTTTGGGACTGTACCACCTGCCGCTCCTGTGAAGAACAATGTCCTATCTTTGTCGAGCATGTGGATAAAACCATTGATATGCGCCGTAATCTGGTGCTCATGGAATCACGTTTTCCCGCTGAAGCGCAGTTGGCTTTCCGCAATATGGAAAACAACAGCAATCCCTGGGGAATCGGCTGGTCTTCACGGGGGGACTTTTTGCAGAGTGTAGGATGTTTAACTATAGAAGAAAATCCAGATGCTGAAATTCTTTACTTTCCAGGTTGCTCCGGATCCTTTGATGCACGGAATCAAAAGGTCTCGGCAGCCTTGGTGAAACTCTTGAAGGCAGCACAAGTCAATTTTGCTATTTTAGGCAGTGAGGAGAAATGTTGTGGAGACTCAGCCCGCCGCCTGGGAAATGAATATCTATTCCAGGCCTTGGCTCAGGAAAATATTGAGACTATGAATAGCTACGGGGTAAAAACCATCATTACTCAATGTCCTCACTGTTTTAATACCCTTAAGAACGAATATCCTGAGTTTGGCGGGAATTACCGAGTGCTCCACCATACCGAATATTTAAACGAACTATTAGCCTCCGGTAGATTAAAGCTTCATAAAGCAGGCAGTGGTTCGGAAAGGGGGGGAAACAGTCAATCCGTTACCTATCACGATTCCTGTTATCTGGGCCGTTATAACACGATCTATGCGGAACCCAGAACCTTGCTGCAAGCCGCCGGTTTCCGGATTACCGAAATGTCCCGTCATCATGAGAAGAGTTTTTGCTGCGGTGCCGGCGGCGGAAGAATGTGGCTGGAAGAGCATCAGGGCCAACGTATCAATGAGATGCGCACGGACGAAGCCATGGCAGCAGGCGCAGAACTGGTGAGCACAGGATGTCCGTTCTGCTTAACCATGATCAGCGACGGCATAGCTGCCCGTGAGGCCGTGGAGAGCGTGAAGGTATTGGATATTGCAGAGATCCTTGTCGAAAGAATATCGGAATAA
- a CDS encoding electron transfer flavoprotein subunit alpha/FixB family protein, whose protein sequence is MPKGIWVFVEQAEGKVRKISLEILSQGRKIADQTGEPLAAVIAGDGIADLAQEAAGYGADQVFLLNSPQLAQYTTGAYTSALAKLIQEKEPQAFLLGHTAVGKDLAPRLAQRLGVGLASDVIDIEVDPEKFLLYKRPVYTGSAYSFVEIVSRPSLATVRAKSFPVAEPDPARQAEVIEAAVAIDPEDLKVIVKDVAYLVTSRPALTEADFVISGGRGMKGKENFALLEELADVVGGAVGASRAAVDSGWIDNQFQVGQTGSIVAPTLYIACGISGAIQHIAGMGASKVIIAVNKDPEAPIFNVADYGIVGDLFEVVPLLTEEFKKLVNG, encoded by the coding sequence ATGCCTAAGGGAATATGGGTATTTGTCGAACAAGCTGAAGGGAAAGTTCGCAAAATATCCTTGGAAATATTAAGTCAGGGGCGAAAAATTGCCGACCAGACGGGAGAACCTCTGGCGGCGGTGATCGCCGGTGACGGCATCGCCGACTTAGCACAGGAAGCCGCCGGTTATGGAGCTGATCAGGTCTTCTTACTGAACTCCCCCCAATTGGCCCAGTATACGACCGGGGCCTATACTTCCGCACTGGCTAAGCTCATTCAGGAAAAAGAACCCCAAGCCTTCCTGTTAGGCCACACGGCAGTGGGCAAAGATTTGGCTCCCCGCCTGGCCCAACGCTTAGGAGTCGGCCTTGCATCAGACGTTATCGATATTGAAGTGGATCCGGAAAAGTTCCTTCTTTATAAACGGCCTGTCTATACGGGCAGCGCTTACAGCTTTGTGGAAATCGTGAGCAGGCCCAGTCTGGCCACGGTAAGGGCTAAATCCTTCCCGGTGGCGGAGCCGGATCCGGCCAGGCAAGCCGAGGTCATCGAAGCAGCGGTGGCCATCGACCCGGAAGATCTGAAGGTCATTGTCAAAGATGTGGCCTATTTGGTGACCAGCCGCCCGGCGCTGACTGAAGCAGATTTTGTGATCTCCGGCGGCCGGGGCATGAAAGGGAAAGAGAACTTCGCTCTGCTTGAAGAGTTAGCCGATGTGGTGGGGGGAGCGGTGGGAGCTTCCCGAGCGGCCGTGGATTCCGGGTGGATAGACAACCAGTTTCAGGTAGGGCAGACCGGGAGCATTGTCGCCCCGACGCTGTATATAGCCTGCGGTATCAGCGGCGCGATTCAGCATATCGCCGGGATGGGAGCATCCAAGGTCATCATTGCCGTCAATAAAGACCCTGAAGCGCCTATTTTCAATGTGGCCGACTATGGTATCGTGGGGGATTTGTTTGAGGTTGTCCCCCTCCTTACGGAAGAATTTAAGAAATTAGTGAACGGATAG
- a CDS encoding acetate uptake transporter family protein produces the protein MSNNNGGWANPSPAGLVALGVACFTFFALLSGRVTAGAMPLLGCWLIGGFITQVIVGAIELKEGQILGGNVFLYFSAFFMLVGGLEFFVKYFAAAQQWSIPLDTRIDGWAWIVLSFCLVLWTPAYFKATSVLTMIVILIDIAVVQVAFLDLGVLSPSFKPFAAYALLFAGILAMYLSAALILNTTYGKSILPLSKPWIKEKTPAPVGNAKKM, from the coding sequence ATGTCCAATAATAATGGGGGATGGGCAAATCCTTCGCCTGCAGGTCTGGTCGCTTTAGGGGTTGCTTGCTTTACTTTTTTCGCTTTGCTGAGCGGCAGGGTTACAGCAGGGGCGATGCCTCTGCTGGGGTGCTGGTTGATCGGTGGTTTTATTACTCAAGTCATTGTTGGTGCTATTGAGTTAAAAGAAGGCCAGATTCTTGGCGGCAACGTCTTCCTCTATTTCTCAGCATTCTTCATGCTGGTCGGAGGATTGGAGTTTTTTGTTAAGTATTTTGCTGCAGCGCAACAATGGTCGATACCCTTGGATACCCGCATTGACGGCTGGGCTTGGATCGTTCTTTCCTTTTGTCTGGTGCTCTGGACTCCGGCTTACTTCAAAGCGACAAGTGTCTTAACCATGATCGTTATTCTGATCGATATCGCCGTTGTCCAGGTTGCTTTCCTCGATTTGGGAGTTCTCAGTCCTTCCTTCAAACCTTTCGCTGCCTACGCTCTGCTTTTTGCGGGAATTTTGGCCATGTATCTCTCGGCGGCCTTAATTCTCAATACCACTTACGGTAAATCGATCCTTCCTTTGTCGAAGCCTTGGATCAAAGAAAAAACCCCCGCACCTGTTGGAAATGCTAAAAAAATGTAA
- a CDS encoding GNAT family N-acetyltransferase, which produces MTISYRMPAADELEKISEQIMMSYLSAYQGLMAGEYLSSLQADHWVSILQEGAGKGDTCLIAESEGKIIGSTVFSVVKEGKDIYGEWHAFYLLPEYIGLGVGHSFYQRIEEEMLKQGCNYCLLEVLSSNQRAIRFYLSHGFTKTETFTVQEYGMILSCDKMRKDFKGYPSGGCVNNH; this is translated from the coding sequence ATGACCATAAGCTATCGTATGCCTGCAGCGGACGAGCTGGAAAAAATCAGCGAACAGATCATGATGAGTTACCTATCAGCCTACCAAGGGCTGATGGCCGGCGAGTATTTGTCTTCGTTGCAAGCCGATCATTGGGTGTCGATTTTGCAGGAGGGTGCGGGCAAGGGAGATACTTGTCTGATTGCCGAATCTGAGGGAAAGATTATTGGCAGTACCGTGTTCAGCGTAGTCAAGGAGGGGAAGGATATCTATGGGGAATGGCATGCCTTTTATTTGCTGCCGGAATATATCGGTCTCGGTGTAGGCCATTCATTCTATCAGAGGATAGAGGAAGAAATGCTGAAGCAGGGATGTAACTATTGTCTTCTGGAGGTATTATCATCCAATCAGCGTGCCATACGATTTTATCTATCCCATGGTTTTACTAAAACAGAAACCTTTACCGTTCAGGAATACGGCATGATACTTTCCTGTGACAAAATGAGAAAAGACTTTAAAGGCTATCCTTCGGGGGGCTGTGTCAATAATCACTAA